One Salmo salar chromosome ssa01, Ssal_v3.1, whole genome shotgun sequence DNA window includes the following coding sequences:
- the LOC106568355 gene encoding claudin-5 translates to MLSACLEFLGMGLCLLGSLLVMVACGLPMWKVTAFIDMNIVVAQTTWDGLWMSCVVQSTGQMQCKMHDSVLALSHDLQTARALTVIAAVLGVAGLVVTIAGAQCTNCIKTELVKAKVVHAGGVVYIISGLLVLVPLCWMANNIIVDFYNPDVSSSKKREIGAAIYIGWAATALLLLGGTLLCCSCPQRGKSAYPIKYAPTKTISANGDFDKRHYV, encoded by the coding sequence ATGCTCTCTGCTTGTCTGGAGTTCCTGGGGATGGGGTTGTGTCTACTGGGCTCGCTCCTGGTCATGGTCGCGTGCGGGCTACCCATGTGGAAGGTGACGGCGTTCATCGATATGAATATCGTGGTCGCGCAGACCACCTGGGACGGGCTCTGGATGTCATGCGTGGTGCAGAGCACCGGCCAGATGCAGTGCAAGATGCACGACTCGGTGCTGGCGCTCAGCCATGACCTGCAGACAGCGCGCGCCCTCACTGTGATCGCGGCGGTTCTTGGGGTGGCGGGGCTGGTGGTGACAATTGCCGGGGCGCAGTGCACGAACTGTATCAAGACCGAATTGGTGAAAGCAAAAGTGGTGCACGCCGGTGGGGTGGTCTACATAATCAGCGGTCTATTGGTGTTGGTTCCCCTCTGTTGGATGGCCAATAACATCATAGTAGACTTTTACAACCCAGATGTGTCCTCATCCAAGAAGAGGGAGATAGGAGCGGCCATCTATATCGGCTGGGCCGCCACAGCCCTGCTCCTTCTGGGGGGAACCCTGCTGTGCTGCTCCTGTCCCCAGCGCGGCAAGAGTGCCTATCCCATCAAGTATGCCCCCACCAAGACCATCTCGGCCAACGGAGACTTCGACAAGAGACATTATGTGTAG